The following proteins are co-located in the Fusarium verticillioides 7600 chromosome 7, whole genome shotgun sequence genome:
- a CDS encoding alcohol dehydrogenase: protein MDGRKLVLVTGANTGLGFQIVKALCSSDKGYMVLVGGRSLQKAEQAVKNLKEEFPFSCLHAIQLDIEDDMSIAAAAEYIKTKYGKLDALINNAGAQLDQQWTAGKMSAREMWNKTYDVNVTGTHILTWTLAPLLLKSSDPRLMFIASGTSSLTGSENPELPINKQPNKGWPKALNNFNLPAYRSSKTAMNMMMREWFRLLGQDGVKVWAISPGYLATGLGVGQEQNKTQGAIDPSIGAAIVRDVLEGVRDDEVGKVVSKQGVQPW from the exons ATGGATGGACGCAAGCTCGTGCTTGTGACAGGTGCCAACACCGGCCTCGGTTTCCAAATTGTCAAAGCTCTTTGCAGCTCTGATAAAGGGTATATGGTCTTGGTTGGAGGTAGATCCCTTCAAAAGGCTGAACAAGCcgtcaagaacctcaaggaAGAGTTTCCCTTCAGCTGCCTTCATGCAATTCAACTTGatattgaagatgatatGTCTATTGCCGCTGCAGCTGAGTATATAAAAACAAAGTACGGGAAACTCGATGCTCTCATCAATAACGCAG GTGCCCAACTCGATCAACAGTGGACTGCTGGCAAGATGTCAGCTAGAGAAATGTGGAACAAAACCTATGATGTGAACGTGACCGGGACACATATCTTGACTTGGACCTTGGCCCcattgcttctcaagtcgAGCGATCCCCGCCTCATGTTCATTGCCAGCGGTACATCCTCCCTTACCGGATCTGAGAATCCCGAGTTGCCCATCAACAAGCAGCCCAACAAAGGATGGCCAAAGGCATTGAACAACTTCAATTTGCCCGCGTACCGAAGCAGCAAGACCGCAATGAATATGATGATGAG GGAGTGGTTCCGGCTTCTTGGCCAGGATGGCGTCAAAGTATGGGCTATTAGCCCCGGATACCTGGCTActggccttggtgttggccaagAGCAGAACAAAACACAGGGTGCAATTGATCCTTCCATTGGAGCCGCGATTGTTAGAGATGTTTTGGAAGGGGTAagggatgatgaggttggtaAGGTTGTGTCAAAGCAAGGTGTTCAGCCTTGGTAG